One window of Luteolibacter sp. Y139 genomic DNA carries:
- a CDS encoding EVE domain-containing protein, protein MRYWLIKSEPDVFGIDHLAKAKREPWSGVRNYQARNSMRDDMRPGDLAIFYHSSTTPPGAVGIAKVAGEAYPDPTQFDAKSEYYDPKSTKENPRWMLVDFEFVAKFPNEVTLQQMKEDPSLEGMVVLQKGTRLSITPVEAKHFKRVCKLGGWKE, encoded by the coding sequence ATGCGTTACTGGTTGATCAAATCCGAGCCCGATGTCTTCGGCATCGATCATCTTGCCAAGGCGAAGCGCGAGCCGTGGAGCGGCGTGCGGAATTACCAGGCGCGGAATTCGATGCGGGACGACATGCGGCCCGGCGACCTCGCGATCTTCTATCACTCCAGCACCACGCCGCCCGGTGCGGTGGGGATCGCGAAGGTGGCCGGCGAGGCTTATCCCGATCCCACGCAGTTCGATGCGAAGTCGGAGTACTACGACCCGAAGTCGACCAAGGAGAACCCGCGCTGGATGCTCGTCGATTTCGAGTTCGTGGCGAAGTTTCCGAATGAGGTGACGCTGCAGCAGATGAAGGAGGATCCATCGCTGGAAGGTATGGTGGTGCTACAGAAGGGCACGCGGCTTTCGATCACGCCGGTGGAGGCGAAACACTTCAAGCGGGTGTGCAAGCTGGGCGGGTGGAAGGAGTGA